Below is a window of Thermodesulfomicrobium sp. WS DNA.
CAAATCGGAAATGATTGTGGGCTTGGATATCGGCACCACCAAGATCTGTGCCGTGGTCGGCGAGGTGGATGGCGAAGGGGTCAATATCGTGGGCATTGGCACCAGCCCATCCACCGGGTTGCGCAAAGGCGTGGTGGTGAACATCGAGCAGACCGTGCAGTCCATCAAGCGCGCTCTGGAAGAGGCCGAACTCATGGCGGGCTGCGAGATTCGTTCGGTGTACGCGGGCATTGCTGGAAGCCACATCAAAGGGTTCAACAGTCACGGGGTAATCGCCGTCAAAGGCGGCGAGGTCACGGCCCGGGACATCGAACGGGTGCTCGACGCCGCCAAGGCCGTGGCCATCCCTTTGGACCGGGAAGTGATCCACATCCTGCCCCAAGAATACATCGTGGACGACCAGACCGGCATCATCGATCCCCTCGGCATGGCGGGGGTGCGCCTGGAGGTGAAGGTGCACATCGTCACCGGCGCGGTGACCAGCGCCCAGAACATCGTCAAATCCTGCCACAAATCCGGCCTGGATGTGGAGGACATCGTCCTCGAGGCCCTGGCCTCCAGCAAGGCGGTGCTCACCGACGAAGAGCGGGAGATCGGGGTGGCCCTGGTGGACATCGGCGGCGGTACCTCGGACATCATCATTTTTCATGGCAATTCCATCAAGCATACCGGCGCGGTTCCCTTGGGCGGCGCCAATCTCACCAACGATATCGCCTTTGGTCTGCGCACCCCCACCCAGGCGGCGGAGCGCATCAAGGTGCGTTATGGCTGTGCCTTGGCCGAGTTGGTGCACGAAGACGACATCATCGAGGTCCCCAGCGTGGGCGGCCGTGAGCCGCGCAGACTCTCCCGGCAGGTGCTGGCGGAGATCTGCGAGCCGCGCATGGAGGAGATGCTCATGCTCGTGGATCAGGAATTGGTGCGCTCGGGCTACAAACATCTCATTGGGGCCGGGGTGGTGCTCACCGGCGGCGCTTCGCGCATCGAAGGCATCCAGGAGCTGAGCGAACGCATTTTCAATCTGCCCACGCGGACGGCCTCGCCCATGGGAGTGGGGGGGCTGCGGGACGTCGTGGACAATCCCATGTATGCCACCGCAGTGGGGCTGCTCCTCTATGGGGCGGAACAGCATGGTCAGGAACACCGCATCCGCATCCGGGACACCAATGTCTTTCACACCATCTTGTCGCGCATGAAGAAGTGGTTTGCAGATATTAGCTAACGAAGTCAGAAGTTGCAGTACAACCCTGTGGGGAGAGGGGGATGCTCCCCAAGAACGTGTGGGAGGGGAAGATGTTTACGCAGATCGAATCAGACAGCTTGGAGAGCCCGGCCATCATCAAAGTCATTGGCGTGGGCGGAGGCGGCGGCAATGCCATCAACAACATGATCGCCTCGCAGCTGCAGGGGGTGACCTTCATCGCCGCCAACACGGACGTGCAGGCCCTCAAGACGTCCAAGGCGGAGATCAAGGTCCAACTGGGTGAGAAACTCACCAAGGGACTCGGTGCCGGGGCCAATCCCGACGTGGGGCGGGATGCGGCCATGGAGAGCCAGGGCGTCATTCGCGATGCCTTGGGCGAGTGCGACATGGTGTTCGTCACTGCAGGCATGGGCGGCGGCACCGGCACCGGCGCAGCCCCGGTGGTGGCGCGGGTGGCCAAGGAAATGGGCGCCCTGACTGTGGCCGTGGTCACCAAGCCCTTTTTCTTCGAAGGCAAGCGGCGCATGCAGCAGGCGGAGCGGGGCATCAAGGAATTGCGGGAGATCGTGGACAGCATCATCGTGGTGCCCAATGATCGCCTGTTCGCCATCGCTCCCAAGAAGACCCCGGTGGTGGAGATGCTGGTCAAGGCGGATGAAGTGCTCCATCAGGCGGTCAAGGGCATCTCGGACCTCATCATGGTGCCGGGACTCATCAACCTGGATTTTGCCGACGTGAAGGCGGTCATGGAGCAGATGGGGCTCGCCATGATGGGCACGGGGGTCGCCACGGGCGAAGGCCGGGCGCGTGAGGCGGCCATGCGGGCCATCACCAGCCCGCTGCTCGATGACATCAGCATCGAGGGTGCGCGCGGCGTCATCCTCAATGTGACCGGCGGGTACGACATCTCCATGGATGAGCTCAACGAGGCGACTTCCATCATCCACGAGGCCGTACATCCGGATGCCCACGTGATCTTTGGCATGGCCTTTGATCCCGAGTGCACCGAGGAACTGCGGGTGACGGTCATCGCCACCGGCATTCAGGAGGCGCAAAGCGCCCCGGAAAAGACCAAGGCCGCGGCCGCTGCGCCCACTCCCAAGGCCAAGGACCGGCCGTATTTCGTCCCGCAGGGCATGGAAGGGCGTGAGAAGAACGACCTGTCGGTGCCCACCTACATGCGGCGCCAGCAGACCGCAGCGGCGGAGGAGCGCCCGCACCCCAAGGTGCGCCCCTTGCGTCCTGCGGAGGAACCGGAGTTTACCTTTGACGAGGAGGAGTTCGAGATCCCCTCGTTCATTCGGATGCAGGCTGACTGACTTCTGTGCGGCTGTCTTCCATCCTCCCTCGGGCGGCGCAGAGGCAATGGGGAGGAAGGTTGCCCGTGGCCGTGGTGTTTCCCGAGGCCCCAGAGGCAGCCTTGTCCACCTTGGGCTGGCAGGTGGTGTACCGCCTGCTGGCCGAAAATGACCTCTTCTGCGTGGAACCGGTCTTTGCCGACCCAGCATCCCCGCGGCCCAGATCCGTCCATACCGGCACGGATTTGGGCCGTTTTGCACTGGTGCTGGCAAGCCTCAACTTTGAGGGCGACTATCCGGCCTTGATGCGGCTCTTCATGGATGCCGGCATCCCTGTATCGGCCCAAGATCGTGGGGATTGGCCGCTCATTATGGCTGGCGGTCCGGTGGCGTTCCTCAATCCCTTTCCCGTGCTGCCAGCCCTGGACGCCCTCTGGTGCGGCGAGGCTGAGGCGGGTTTTCTCCGCGTGGCCGAGCGTATCGCCCGCACTTGGGTGCGCGGAGGCAGCAAGGCCCAAGCCTTGGAGTCCCTGGCCGCCCTCCCCGGATGCCTGGTCCCGGGGCGAAGCCCGCTTCCGGTCCAGCGCCAGGTGGTCGCAGACTTGCGCACCCCGGCGCATTCGGTCTTCGTCAGTCCCGAGGCCCGGTTTGCGGGGATGTTTCTTCTCGAAGTCAACCGTGGCTGTCCCTACGGGTGCCGTTTTTGCGCCGCAGGCTCCATCTACCGACCTGCCCGGCAGGCCTCCATGGAGGCCCTGCAGCGTATTGTGGAAGCGGCATCTCCGCGCAAGGTGGGGTTGGTCGGCACGGCCCTTACCGACTGGCCGGATCTCATGCCGTTTCTTTCCTGGTTGCGGGGTCGGCGGGCGCAGTTTGCCCTCTCTTCCGTGCGCGCCGATGGTCTGACCGAAGAGCTTTTGGCCTTTCTGCGCCACGCCGGGATACGCACCGTGACCTTGGCCCTGGAGGGCGCGAGTTCCCGGCTGCGGGCCGCCATGAACAAAGGCCTGGATGAGGATGCCGTGCTGCGGGTGGTGGCCACCATGAGCCGACTGCGTTTTGAGACCCTCAAGCTCTATCTCATCGTGGGTTGGCCTGGCGAGGAAGAAGCGGATTTCAAGGAATTGGAGGGGTTTTTGGAGCGCATCCAGCAGGCCCGGCGTGCCGGGCAGGCAGGCCGCGCTGCGGGTCTCAAGCTCATCCAGCTTTCTGCCAGCGCCCTGGTGCCCAAGCCCTGGACCGCCATGCAATGGGCCCCCATGGCCTCTCTGGAACGCATTGCGGCGGCCATGGTCCGGGTTCGGTCCATGGTCGCCCGGCATCGCGGCATGCGTTTTTCTGCGGAAAACGCCCGCCAGGCCTGTATCCAGGGGTATCTCGCCCGTGCGGACGAGTCGGCCTTTCCCGTGATCGTCGAGGCCGCCGAGCACGGGTGGGGGAAGGTGTGGCGTTGCCATGGGGCATATATCGAGGCCGAGGCAGGTCGG
It encodes the following:
- the ftsA gene encoding cell division protein FtsA; protein product: MAKSEMIVGLDIGTTKICAVVGEVDGEGVNIVGIGTSPSTGLRKGVVVNIEQTVQSIKRALEEAELMAGCEIRSVYAGIAGSHIKGFNSHGVIAVKGGEVTARDIERVLDAAKAVAIPLDREVIHILPQEYIVDDQTGIIDPLGMAGVRLEVKVHIVTGAVTSAQNIVKSCHKSGLDVEDIVLEALASSKAVLTDEEREIGVALVDIGGGTSDIIIFHGNSIKHTGAVPLGGANLTNDIAFGLRTPTQAAERIKVRYGCALAELVHEDDIIEVPSVGGREPRRLSRQVLAEICEPRMEEMLMLVDQELVRSGYKHLIGAGVVLTGGASRIEGIQELSERIFNLPTRTASPMGVGGLRDVVDNPMYATAVGLLLYGAEQHGQEHRIRIRDTNVFHTILSRMKKWFADIS
- a CDS encoding radical SAM protein; protein product: MAVVFPEAPEAALSTLGWQVVYRLLAENDLFCVEPVFADPASPRPRSVHTGTDLGRFALVLASLNFEGDYPALMRLFMDAGIPVSAQDRGDWPLIMAGGPVAFLNPFPVLPALDALWCGEAEAGFLRVAERIARTWVRGGSKAQALESLAALPGCLVPGRSPLPVQRQVVADLRTPAHSVFVSPEARFAGMFLLEVNRGCPYGCRFCAAGSIYRPARQASMEALQRIVEAASPRKVGLVGTALTDWPDLMPFLSWLRGRRAQFALSSVRADGLTEELLAFLRHAGIRTVTLALEGASSRLRAAMNKGLDEDAVLRVVATMSRLRFETLKLYLIVGWPGEEEADFKELEGFLERIQQARRAGQAGRAAGLKLIQLSASALVPKPWTAMQWAPMASLERIAAAMVRVRSMVARHRGMRFSAENARQACIQGYLARADESAFPVIVEAAEHGWGKVWRCHGAYIEAEAGRPRPVADPLPWERLDVGVRRAYLRGQWEAFGRSRPTLACPPGSCSACRRCGMERIMETMFEKEVPQP
- the ftsZ gene encoding cell division protein FtsZ; translated protein: MFTQIESDSLESPAIIKVIGVGGGGGNAINNMIASQLQGVTFIAANTDVQALKTSKAEIKVQLGEKLTKGLGAGANPDVGRDAAMESQGVIRDALGECDMVFVTAGMGGGTGTGAAPVVARVAKEMGALTVAVVTKPFFFEGKRRMQQAERGIKELREIVDSIIVVPNDRLFAIAPKKTPVVEMLVKADEVLHQAVKGISDLIMVPGLINLDFADVKAVMEQMGLAMMGTGVATGEGRAREAAMRAITSPLLDDISIEGARGVILNVTGGYDISMDELNEATSIIHEAVHPDAHVIFGMAFDPECTEELRVTVIATGIQEAQSAPEKTKAAAAAPTPKAKDRPYFVPQGMEGREKNDLSVPTYMRRQQTAAAEERPHPKVRPLRPAEEPEFTFDEEEFEIPSFIRMQAD